The DNA segment ATAAACGCGTAATTATCAACGCTTGCCCTTTTTGCGGTGGCCCGCCTGTTGTTTTGGTGGAGTTAGATAAAAGCATGATGGCCGTTCGTATTGAGTCGGACTCGGCTTGGACAACTGAATGTTTTTTAGGGCATGTTTGGTGCCATGAGTGCGGCTCTAAAGGTTCGGAAACTGAGCACGATTTTGGTGATATTTTTGATTCAGAGGATAGAGAGGCAGTTGCTAGGGAAGCGGTTAGATTGTGGAATAGACGTGAAAATATTTTTGGTGGCGATCATTCCCGGTTGTTTGATGTGAACAAAGATACACAAGGGAGATAATGAGTATGAGCATTTTAACATTACCTAAAAAGGATAAGTTTGAGCTGATTGATTTAGCACAGAAACTTATGGACGGGTTTAAAGATGGTCAGTCAAGCACTAAGAAAACCACGGGCGGCAATCGTGTTGCTGAAATGATGGGCGGCTTGCCTGATGATCAATGCGCCTTGCTCTGGGCTCTAATCCGATCAACCAGAAACAATGACCGATATTTTGGTTTAGTGCAGTTATGCCTAACTAATGCTATCCGTCAACTCTTTGTTGAAAAACAAGTTAAGTTTGCGAAGCTGAATGCAAAGGATGTTGCAAAAGGAATTGCCCGCTCTGTCTTGACTCAGTATCTTTTCAATAAGGGAATGTGCCGCATATGCTGCGGCGATGGCAAGCATACAACACCGCATTTTCCATATTTTAGAGACTGTCATTTTTGTGCGGGTACGGGTACGGCAAACTATACCGGAGTAGAACGCCATAGACTCACGGGCTTAGATATCGCAAGACAAGTCTATCTGCGAACCTACGGTGAGTTTGAGCAGGCAGCATTCGATATTTTGCACGCTTGGCGGCTTGGATTAGATATTCATTTGCGCGGTTATTTTTACCATGCAGCAATAGAATATGATTTATAGGGGGTTGCTTCGGGTGCAGATTTGGGGTATGTTTTCGCCATAGTGGAAAAATACGCAAAAAGCTCAGGTCTTAATTGATTCTGGGCTTTTTTATTGCCTGTTATTTTTGGAGAACATCGTGGAAAATCAACACCGTAAAATCAAAGGCTACCGCGATTTAAGTCAAGAAGAAATTGACCTGATGAATCGTATCAAGGCTAAGGGTTCAGAGCTCTTGGAGTTGCAGGCAGAGTTGATGTGCCGCCTAAATACTGACCTAAGTATTAAAAATGGTCAGATTGGTACATATGAGTCTTATTACAATTTAGCGCCCAATGATGCAACGGCTTATAAGGTATTCAACGAAGCTAAAGACGAACTAGCTCGTTTTAAAGCCGCTGAGCCTCAACGCTGGGCCGCAATCGGCAAGACTGACATTGAGACGGGCATTATGGCCCTTGTTCGTTCAATCGCTCAGCCTGCGCCTTTCTAAGAATAAAGCCAAGGGGTGCGGTGTGGTGAGTGCCTCCCCCGACATAAATTAACTCACCACTAATTCGAGACAAAGCCCCCGAAGGGAATGGTTCGCCGGTTGCCATTCCAAAATCAGTCAACCCGGCACTAATTTGTTGTACCCCTTCCCCCTTGTTGCTTGCAGCAGGGGATTTTTTATTTGTGGAGTTCGATATGTCAGCCAAAGAACTAAGAGAGCGTCTTATTTTAGGTGTTCTTGCATATCGCCCTGATATGAATATAGAACAGGTTCTTTTAGTAGCAAAAGACCTTGAGTCTTGGGTCAATGGTGATGACAACTTTAGCCCAGATAGTGAAACAAAACCGCAGAAAGGCGTGTCTGTAATGCCTGCAGTGACCAGTATAACTAAGGGTTGTCCAAATAAAGGCAAGGCATGTTTTTGTACTGGTGCATGTATGGGTAATGGTACGGATTCAAATTTTATAAAAGGTTTTATTACTTAAGAGAATCTTCTTAATAGAGGTTTTTTTTGCGGTGTAGTTCAGCCCGGTAGAACGTGAGAGTCATAACCTCAACGCCGCTGGTTCAAATCCAGCCGCCGCAACCATATTTTTTAGGGCCTGTTAATCATGAAGATCATCAAGGCTGGTCGTCCTGCAGATTCAAAGCCATATATCGCTGATTGCCGCGATTGTGGCGCACGCTTTGAGTTTATGAGGCATGAGGCCCAGCTTAAATATGATCGGCAGCATAGTTGCTTAGCGATCAATTGCCCTTGGTGCCATAAAGAAATTCATAAGGCGGTTTAAATGAGCGCCCGGCCATTCCCTCCAACACATTTAAAGCCTGATGAGGGTGTTTATGTTGAGGGGTCGCAGTTTGCGCCCGCGCCCGATGTATGGGATTGGATACATAACAATATTATCGATCCCTCTGGATCAATCCATAACCCGGATCATGAGCATTTAATGGGTCAAACAGAGATTGCTGTGATGTGGTCAAGTGAGCCATTCATAAAGCAGGGTCGCAGGGTATTAGGTCAATGTGAGTCTGTGGCTTTTCGTGCTGGTGGTTGGCAAAAACTAAGACAAGAACGACAAATGCTTGATTGGTTCGGCTATGTGCCTAAATTTCTTATTACATTGGCCGCGTCATATTGCTTTGAGTGTTCGGATTCAGATTTTTGCGCCCTTGTTGAACATGAGCTTTATCACATAGCTCAAGCTGTGAACGAATTTGATATGCCGAAGTTTAACAAGCAAACCGGGCAAGCAATCCTGACCATGCGCGGCCATGATGTTGAAGAGTTTAAAGGTGTTGTGCGTCGTTATGGCGCGAGTGAGGATGTGCAAATGCTGGTTGATGTTGCCAATAATCCACCAGAGGTATCACGGGCAGACATAGCTCACTCATGCGGTACATGCTTATTAAGGCTGGCTTAGGAGGCTTTTTGATTGACGTAGATTGACAGGTGGGTACTTATGGCAGCGCTAACAAATGAGTTAAAACGATTTATCGTTCAATCGCTTGCGTGCTATGACACACCATCTCAAATCGTGTTAGCCGTCAAGCAAGAATTTAAAATCGATGTTACCCGGCAGCAGTGCGAAATGTATGACCCCACAAAGCGGGCGGGTAAGAATTTGAGCAAAAAATGGGTTGATGAATTTCATGAAGCCCGGACCAAGTTCAAAGAAGATGTCAGCGACATCCCTATAGCAAACAAGTCTTTTCGTTTGCGTGCCTTGAACCGTATTGTCGATGAGGCAAAAGGTAATAGCGTATTGAAAATGCAGGCTTTGGAGCAGGCCGCAAAAGAGGTGGGCGACTCATACACGAACCGCAAAGAGATCACAGGCAAGGGCGGCGATCCTTTGTCTATGCTGGTTACACAATTGCAAGGTTCTGCATTGCCGTTTGCGGAAACGGTTACAGATGATGATTGATATACCGCGCCGGGCCGATGGTGGGATTGATTTAACTTTAGGCCACAAACCCCCGAACAGATGTTTTATTGCTTGCAGGACGCAATGTGGCGGGTTTGTAGTGGTGCGCTGTATAAGATCATGATCAAGGGCGACAATGACGAAGATGTTTTAGTTCAGGAGTTCAAGCCCAACGCCGCACAGATGCGGTTAATTAAGCGCCTTTGGTACCGAAACATCATCTTGAAGGCC comes from the Aquirhabdus parva genome and includes:
- a CDS encoding putative metallopeptidase, giving the protein MSARPFPPTHLKPDEGVYVEGSQFAPAPDVWDWIHNNIIDPSGSIHNPDHEHLMGQTEIAVMWSSEPFIKQGRRVLGQCESVAFRAGGWQKLRQERQMLDWFGYVPKFLITLAASYCFECSDSDFCALVEHELYHIAQAVNEFDMPKFNKQTGQAILTMRGHDVEEFKGVVRRYGASEDVQMLVDVANNPPEVSRADIAHSCGTCLLRLA
- a CDS encoding DUF2280 domain-containing protein codes for the protein MAALTNELKRFIVQSLACYDTPSQIVLAVKQEFKIDVTRQQCEMYDPTKRAGKNLSKKWVDEFHEARTKFKEDVSDIPIANKSFRLRALNRIVDEAKGNSVLKMQALEQAAKEVGDSYTNRKEITGKGGDPLSMLVTQLQGSALPFAETVTDDD
- a CDS encoding Acb2/Tad1 domain-containing protein, coding for MENQHRKIKGYRDLSQEEIDLMNRIKAKGSELLELQAELMCRLNTDLSIKNGQIGTYESYYNLAPNDATAYKVFNEAKDELARFKAAEPQRWAAIGKTDIETGIMALVRSIAQPAPF
- a CDS encoding Lar family restriction alleviation protein, whose amino-acid sequence is MRVNLHEANACDIANLRGYGPRQIESIQYVQGTALFLVMVTGSDEMIYTSDGKCVDNKLFSDESCDILSVNKRVIINACPFCGGPPVVLVELDKSMMAVRIESDSAWTTECFLGHVWCHECGSKGSETEHDFGDIFDSEDREAVAREAVRLWNRRENIFGGDHSRLFDVNKDTQGR